The genomic segment TTTCTTTGAAGCTAAAGGCAGTCAGTTTGACTTAAACCATGTTTTAGTCGAGTTTTTATTCCAAGATGGTGATCAACTTAACTATCATGATACGCGTCAATTTGGTACCTTTCACTTGTTCAATAGATATCAGTTTGAAAACGCACGTGAATTGAACAAATTAGCACTCGATCCCTTAGATCAGGAATTTAACCATCAAGCGATCTTTAACAAAGGCCATAAGTCCAACAAGAAGATTAAAACCTTTATTTTAGATCAGACCAACATTAGCGGTATTGGCAATATTTACGCTGATGAAATTTTGTTTGCAAGTAAGATTCACCCTGAAACTTTAGCTAAAAATTTGAACTTATCGCAGTATCAGCTAATTTGTCAAAATGCAACTGATATTTTAAAGAAAGCAGTTGAAATGAAGGGTACTACCATTGGCACTTTTACCTTTAAAAAAGATCATACCGGTGGTTACCAACACTTCTTGAAAATTCATGGCAAAAAGGGGAAGCAATGTCAAAGCTGTAACACCACTATTATTAAGAAAAAGATTAATGGTCGGGGCAGCTATATTTGTGAAAAGTGTCAAATACAGCGTTAATGGTTAACTGTTCCAGTTAATGCCAGAATTATGGCTTTATAAAAAAGAGCTTAAATATCTTAAACTTAAGCTCTTTTTGATCACTTAAATTAACCATAAAGATTGTTTTTAATCCTTAGATTAATCCACGCTTGTTAGAAAAAATATGAAAAACAAAATTAAATACGTTTACTCCGACCTGGATGGCACGATTGTGAGCTGAAATCCTAAAAACCAGTTTACCCATCAGGGCAAAACTTACAAAAATCTCCATGAAGTTAGTCACGCTACCGTAACTGCTTTTAAACAATTACAAGCTCAAGGTATCAAAATTGGAATTGTGACTGGCCGTGATTACTGTCGCGTTCGTTGGTTAGAAAAGTACCTAAACACTGATCTACCAACAATTACCCTCGATGGCGCCATTATTTACTTCCGCGATGAAATTATTCGGCAAGAAGTGCTTGATAAGGAATTTATCCATGGCATTAACCAGATTGTCAAACGTTACCCTACAGCAGCCTTTAAGCTCAACATGGGTTGAGGTAACTATTACACCTGCAATCCTTCTTTAATCTTTGAAGGTGACCATGCTTACCGTGAGCACTTTAATGCTGACAGTAAGTTTTATCGCAAAGAGATCGACAACACGGTTGATTGAGATATAAATAACATGAAAGTAAATCAGGTTTACTTTGACACATTTACTTGCCCTGAACCAATGATCCAAGAGCTCGATAACTTAGTTGAAAAAAGTGATGTAACCGCCAAAAGCTACCGCCATTCACTTTACATTATTAAAAAAGGGGTATCGAAGGCTAGTGCACTACAAAACCTCCAACGAGACTTTTTAGTGGAAATGAAGCCTGCTAACACGATTGTCTTTGGTGATGGGGATAATGACATTGAAATGATGCAGTGAGCTGATCACAGTGTGTCGTTAACTGGTAGTGATCCCGAGTGTTATAAGTTAGCTAAGTACCACACCGACAGCGTTGACGATGATGGGATTGCCAAATGGATTAATAAAAATCTGTTATGTTAATCGCTGTTGTAGGCAAAGCTGGAGTTGGTAAAACCACCGTTTTGCAATACATCGCTGACTATTTTCATTTTCCCGTTTTTTTTGCTGATCGGTTTATCCATCAACAATACGCAAATGGTCAAGCTGGTTATGCAATTGTAAAACAGCAATTTGGTGCTCAGTTTGTCAATCATGAAGCAGTTGATCGCAAACAGTTAGCACAATACGTTTTTAATCAACCTGATGAGTTAAAGCGTTTGTCCAACTTAACCAAACCCCTAGTACAAGAGTGACTCAATCAATTAAAAGCGCAATTCCAAGACAAAATTGCACTTGTGGAAATTGCGGTGATGCTCAATTACTGAAACGATTACCGCCCTTTCTTTGATGAAGTAATCCAAATTGAACGTGATGCTAAGATAGTAAAACAAGCACTAAAAGCACGTGGCGTTGATGTAGAGCAGGTGCAAAAGTTAATTGCTGATCCGACTTACCCAATTCTTACAGTAATCAATAACAGCACTGTAGCTGAGTGTGCTTTACACGTTACTCAATTTTTAGAAAGCATTGCAAAAAGTGATAAATGCCATCATGGTCATTATCAAACTCCGAAATAAAGGTCGCGTTTTGTTTTGCTAAATCACTACCGTTAGCCATTGCGACAGAGTACTTGACAGCATTAAAAATTTCCACATCATTGTCCCCATCGCCAAAGACCATGGTCATTTGGGGATCTAAACCGGTTTGCTGTTCTAATGCTTTGAGACCGTATGCCTTATTGACATCTTTGTGCATAATGTCAAGCGCAAAGGTCATAGAACTGACATAGCTAATGTTTTCAATCGCATCGAGATGTTTGGTTATTTTACTAATGCGACCCCTGTCTTCAGTGATTAAAAGAATCTTGGTAATGTTTTGTGTGGCAAAATCAAACTTGCTAGCATCAGTTAACGGATTAATGGTAAAGTTATTTTGTGTAATGTCAGGTTCTACAATTTTGCTTTGAGTAGTGCGTAACCGTTTGCAAGGTATACCGGGTTTTTCAAAACCAAACACCTTTTTATCAGTGTAAATGCAAAAGCTTTCTTCCAATTGCAACAGTAAACGCATAATGGGTACCACACTTTGGGGTGCTAACTGGGTCATATGCAGCGCTTTTTCCCGAGCAAAGTCATAAATTAAAGCACCGTTAGAGGAAATAACCGGTAGATCAGGTTGAATAAACTGAGTGGTATTGCGGATTAAGATATGACTGCGCCCAGTCGCAAAGGTAATTTTAAACCCCTGCTTTTGCAACTCTTTGAGAAAAGTAACAGTTTGTGGTAGTGGTTCATGACCCCAAGACAATAAAGTACCATCGAGGTCAAAAATTAAGTTTTGTACTTTTGGTTTCATAGCTATTCGGATTTTAAAAGAACATTAATAATACGATTAGGGACAAAAACAACACGCGCTAAGGGTTGGTCGAACAACGCTTGGAATTCCGGATCTGTCTTAAAGGCTTTTAAGACAGTCTGTTCATCAACCCCTTTAGCAAATTCCTTGGTACCTTTGAAGCGACCGTTGACCGAAAGAATAATTTTAACCTTATCGGTTTCAAGTACGCTGTTATCAACATTTGGTAGTTGAGCATGAACAATAAACGGCTCCATCCCTAGTTTAGCGTTTAATTCTTCCGCTAAATAAGGTGCAAAAAACGATAACACCGTCAAAAAGCCCTTTGCATAAGCCAGGGTTAATTGTTTTGTTTTGTAAAGCAGGTTTAAAAAGATCATCATTTGGCTAATTACCAAATTGAGTTCTTGTTTCTCTAAGTGCTCGTAACTACGCTTTAAAAAGAGGTTATAACCATAAACAGTTTCTTGATCTACCGTTTCTTTAATAATGTTTTCCTTGTGAAAGAAATTGTGCACCCGATCAAGTCAACGCCGCATTCCGTTTAACCCATCATCCAATCAGGTCAACGCCGCGCTAATCGGCCCCATAAACATCAAGTAAAGTCGCAAGGCATCAGCACCATGAGAATCAATTAGTGGCGTAGGGTTGATTGTGTTGCCCTTGGATTTGGACATCTTTTTGCCATCTGGTCCCAATACCATGCCCTGGTTAATTAACTTTTTAAAGGGCTCTTTAGTGGTGACTATTCCCTTTTGGTACAAGAATTGGTGCCAAAAGCGCGCGTACAAGAGGTGCAACACGGCATGTTCGGCACCACCCACATACAGATCCACTGGTAGGTAACGCTCAAAAAGATCTTTCGCTTCCTTGGAGTCAATTGGCCAAAAGTTTTCGTTATTAATTAACATCAAATAACCCAAGTAATACCAACAAGAACCAGCCCACTGGGGCATAGTGCTCGTTTCCCGAGTAAAAGTTTGATTACCTTGTTTCACCTTAGCCCACTCCTGGTTTCGTCACAATGGTGGGTTAGTCGAACCATCAGGTTGATAGTTAGCCAAAGCTGGTAGGGTAACGGGGAGCTCTTTAACTAAATGGGGTTGGTTGTTTTCGTCAAACAAAATCGGAAAAGGTTCACCCCAGTAACGTTGACGGCTAAAAATCCAGTCACGGAGTTTGTACACCGTTGTTTTTTTAGCTTTTTGACGCTCGACTAACATTTGCGTAATTTGGGTGTTAGCAGTTTGGGAGTTGAGCCCGCTAAACTGCCCGGAGTGTTGCAAGCGTTCCTGTTTATCAATGACGGTAATAATCGGTAGCTTTTGCTTCCGCGCGAAGAAGTTATCGTTTTCGTTATGCGCTGGCACACCCATCACAGCATCCGTACCATAACCTTCCACTACATAGTTAGCTACATACAACGGAATGGCAGTATTAGTTGCTGGATTAATTGCTTTAAGTTTTAAATCAACCCCGTCATGGAGCGTCTCAGGTTGCTTTACAGTGGTGGTTTTCTGTGCTTGTTTTTGGAGAAACTGTGCTATCTTGGGGTTGGTTTTAGCTACCTCTTTTACTAAGGGATGGCTAGTGGAAAGCGCTAAAAAGGTTACACCAAAAATAGTTTGCACCTTAGTGGTAAAAATGGTAATCGTTTCCTTGGAGTTTTCTATGTCAAACGTTACCTCTACCCCTTCACTTTTACCAATCCAGTTGGTTTGCATTTCCTTAATAGATTGATGTCAATCCAGCTCAGCCAAACCATTGAGTAAACTTTCAGCAAAAGCAGTTATTTTCAACACCCATTGCTTCATTTTTCGCTTGGTTACCGGGAACTCGCCACGCTCACTCACCGCATTACCATTACTGTCAATCAACACCTCTTCGTTGGCTAAAACGGTGCCCAATTCAGCACACCAGTTGACATCAATCTCCTTCACTTCAGCCAAACCGGCTTCAAATAACTGACCAAAGATCCACTGTGTGTACTGGTAATAGCGTGGATCAGTTGTCTTTAAAGACAGCTGGTAGTCATAATCAAAGCCAAAGGCCGTTAACTGCTCAATGAAATTAGTAATGTTTTTGTCAGTTCAGTCACCAGGATGCTTATTGGAGGCAATCGCGTATTGTTCTGCTGGTAACCCAAAAGCATCAAAGCCAATCGGGTGAATCACATTAAAACCCTTCGCTTTATGATAACGACTCAAAACATCGGTAATGGTGTAAGCGCGCACATGTCCCAGGTGTAAACCAGCCGCTGAAGGATAAGGGAACATGTCCAAGATATAGTATTTGGGCTTAGTTTTATCATCAAAAAAACGGTTAACTTGCTTCGTTTTTCACAATTGCAACCATTTCTCTTCCAGTAAGTTGTGGTTATACATCTAGTTTTTTTTGAACGAGCGCTTAATTAAATACTTAATTAAATGGTAGAACAGGTCAGCTATAATGGCTACAGCAATCCCAAAAAGTAAACCAAAACCAACTGGAATAAAGAAGTGCACCAGGGTTTGGAACAGTTTTTGCTGTTGCTCTACAGTGCCTTTAAATCATTGATTAATATTGGGAATAATTTGCACAATTAGCCCACTAGCATCCTTTTCAGCTAGTAAATTAGCCCACTCCTTAGTATTGTAGGTATTGAGCCAAAAAGAGCCAATAAAAATAATAAAACCAACCGCGACAAAGAAGAGGAAAATCGCTAGTTTAATGAGCCGTTTAAGCAGCATGGTAAGTGGAAATTAAGCTAATTAAATTATAAAGCTAGATAATTTCCCAGTCTAAGTTTTTTGACTTTAATACCTCTAGTACTTGTTTGGTGATGGATTCTACTGATTGGTTAGCGTTTACTATGCAATGGCTAATACCAAAGTCATAACAAACGTTTTTAATAAATTCACCATAAATCTTGTACAGGTTCTTA from the Mycoplasmoides pneumoniae FH genome contains:
- a CDS encoding MPN385 family protein, with translation MLLKRLIKLAIFLFFVAVGFIIFIGSFWLNTYNTKEWANLLAEKDASGLIVQIIPNINQWFKGTVEQQQKLFQTLVHFFIPVGFGLLFGIAVAIIADLFYHLIKYLIKRSFKKN
- a CDS encoding HAD family hydrolase produces the protein MKNKIKYVYSDLDGTIVSWNPKNQFTHQGKTYKNLHEVSHATVTAFKQLQAQGIKIGIVTGRDYCRVRWLEKYLNTDLPTITLDGAIIYFRDEIIRQEVLDKEFIHGINQIVKRYPTAAFKLNMGWGNYYTCNPSLIFEGDHAYREHFNADSKFYRKEIDNTVDWDINNMKVNQVYFDTFTCPEPMIQELDNLVEKSDVTAKSYRHSLYIIKKGVSKASALQNLQRDFLVEMKPANTIVFGDGDNDIEMMQWADHSVSLTGSDPECYKLAKYHTDSVDDDGIAKWINKNLLC
- the mutM gene encoding DNA-formamidopyrimidine glycosylase, translated to MPELPEVATVITELKSCVLNKPVKQVKVHLDKVLKNTNVKQLNDALVNHSFVDIKRRGKYIIFCLSNGLFLVSHLRMEGKYFFEAKGSQFDLNHVLVEFLFQDGDQLNYHDTRQFGTFHLFNRYQFENARELNKLALDPLDQEFNHQAIFNKGHKSNKKIKTFILDQTNISGIGNIYADEILFASKIHPETLAKNLNLSQYQLICQNATDILKKAVEMKGTTIGTFTFKKDHTGGYQHFLKIHGKKGKQCQSCNTTIIKKKINGRGSYICEKCQIQR
- a CDS encoding HAD family hydrolase yields the protein MKPKVQNLIFDLDGTLLSWGHEPLPQTVTFLKELQKQGFKITFATGRSHILIRNTTQFIQPDLPVISSNGALIYDFAREKALHMTQLAPQSVVPIMRLLLQLEESFCIYTDKKVFGFEKPGIPCKRLRTTQSKIVEPDITQNNFTINPLTDASKFDFATQNITKILLITEDRGRISKITKHLDAIENISYVSSMTFALDIMHKDVNKAYGLKALEQQTGLDPQMTMVFGDGDNDVEIFNAVKYSVAMANGSDLAKQNATFISEFDNDHDGIYHFLQCFLKIE
- the leuS gene encoding leucine--tRNA ligase — its product is MYNHNLLEEKWLQLWKTKQVNRFFDDKTKPKYYILDMFPYPSAAGLHLGHVRAYTITDVLSRYHKAKGFNVIHPIGFDAFGLPAEQYAIASNKHPGDWTDKNITNFIEQLTAFGFDYDYQLSLKTTDPRYYQYTQWIFGQLFEAGLAEVKEIDVNWCAELGTVLANEEVLIDSNGNAVSERGEFPVTKRKMKQWVLKITAFAESLLNGLAELDWHQSIKEMQTNWIGKSEGVEVTFDIENSKETITIFTTKVQTIFGVTFLALSTSHPLVKEVAKTNPKIAQFLQKQAQKTTTVKQPETLHDGVDLKLKAINPATNTAIPLYVANYVVEGYGTDAVMGVPAHNENDNFFARKQKLPIITVIDKQERLQHSGQFSGLNSQTANTQITQMLVERQKAKKTTVYKLRDWIFSRQRYWGEPFPILFDENNQPHLVKELPVTLPALANYQPDGSTNPPLWRNQEWAKVKQGNQTFTRETSTMPQWAGSCWYYLGYLMLINNENFWPIDSKEAKDLFERYLPVDLYVGGAEHAVLHLLYARFWHQFLYQKGIVTTKEPFKKLINQGMVLGPDGKKMSKSKGNTINPTPLIDSHGADALRLYLMFMGPISAALTWLDDGLNGMRRWLDRVHNFFHKENIIKETVDQETVYGYNLFLKRSYEHLEKQELNLVISQMMIFLNLLYKTKQLTLAYAKGFLTVLSFFAPYLAEELNAKLGMEPFIVHAQLPNVDNSVLETDKVKIILSVNGRFKGTKEFAKGVDEQTVLKAFKTDPEFQALFDQPLARVVFVPNRIINVLLKSE
- the coaE gene encoding dephospho-CoA kinase (Dephospho-CoA kinase (CoaE) performs the final step in coenzyme A biosynthesis.), with the translated sequence MLIAVVGKAGVGKTTVLQYIADYFHFPVFFADRFIHQQYANGQAGYAIVKQQFGAQFVNHEAVDRKQLAQYVFNQPDELKRLSNLTKPLVQEWLNQLKAQFQDKIALVEIAVMLNYWNDYRPFFDEVIQIERDAKIVKQALKARGVDVEQVQKLIADPTYPILTVINNSTVAECALHVTQFLESIAKSDKCHHGHYQTPK